The genomic interval AATTCTCTATGACGAGGCGCTGGTGCATGACTCGGTATAGAATCATTGTTTAAGAGATTAGTATTAACAGGGGCGGGGTTATTATGAGGTAAATTATTGTCCAATGAAATCGGCTCTGAATCCATTGTTGCATCGGGAGTTGTTGTATTAATAGAGGAGGGTGTATGGGTCTCTGGTTCAGGTGCCGTGTTACTATCAATTGATGGTTGCGTTTGTGATTTTAGCGTATTTTTATTGGATAATGATTTTTGAATTCTATTATCTAATTTTAAAAATTGAGGCCTAGAATAAATATCAGGCATTAAAGCCGAATGTCCCGACGCAACTGAAAAATTTCCCGCTTGATTTTCAAGAATAACGGTTCCATCAAAAACGTTAATGTGTAAACCATTATCTAATTTAGCTGAATATTCCGTTCCACGCGTCCCTATGGACGCAATATTCGTTCTTACTTGGTATTGATCTTTTTTAATGGAACCCACAATGGTTCTAAAGACACCTTTCGCAAAATGAAAAAAAGCTTTCTCCTTGCCAGCAGACCCCTTTGAAAAATGGTAATCTTCTATTTTAAACTCTGTATTATCATAAAAAGAAATAAGCCCGCCATCCGTAAAACGTAATTGTAAATAACCTACTTTAGTTTCAATTGTATCGCCTTGTTCAAGGGTCGAGCCTTTTTTCAATACATTTTTTTCACCTGATGAGTGTATAACAAAGACCTCACCTTTAGTAAAAATAACGTTTGCCGCAATTTCGGCCATCGCATTTTGACAACAAAAAATAAGGACTATATAAAGAAAGTAAGTGGTAGATGTTTTCATCGGTTATCCTAAAAATTCCATTGAGCATTCACAGAAAAAATATTACGCTGATAGTCATAAAGACTCATATTTGATTTATTTAAAATCCATGTTCCTTCAGCAGAGAGTTCTAATTTCTTATCAAATAAAAAGTGGGAATATTTTCCATTAATTATATAATTTTGATCGTGACGTGTTCCTATAAAAAAAAGTATGCGTGTCTTTATA from Methylococcales bacterium carries:
- a CDS encoding FecR domain-containing protein, whose translation is MKTSTTYFLYIVLIFCCQNAMAEIAANVIFTKGEVFVIHSSGEKNVLKKGSTLEQGDTIETKVGYLQLRFTDGGLISFYDNTEFKIEDYHFSKGSAGKEKAFFHFAKGVFRTIVGSIKKDQYQVRTNIASIGTRGTEYSAKLDNGLHINVFDGTVILENQAGNFSVASGHSALMPDIYSRPQFLKLDNRIQKSLSNKNTLKSQTQPSIDSNTAPEPETHTPSSINTTTPDATMDSEPISLDNNLPHNNPAPVNTNLLNNDSIPSHAPAPRHRELDDYQEPTSSPAPITTTVPTNSSIITIENVLNSKIAPEELPPPEAIEVPKPLPINEPLLEPAPINKPIAAPINAPIVAPTNEPIAAPTNELIAAPTNEPVAAPISQPAPTGTTPPPV